Sequence from the Bacillus sp. es.036 genome:
TCTATACGGATCATAGAGCGAATCAAAAATAAGCGCTTGAAGCGGGCCATCCGGATCGCCTTGAGGCGCGGGCACTTTCTCAACAATCTGCTCTAGGATGTCTTCGATACCAATGCCAGACTTAGCAGAAGCTAATACAGCTTCAGATGCGTCCAAACCAATAACGTCTTCTACTTCTTGACGCACTCTCTCTGGCTCAGCACTAGGTAAATCAATTTTATTAATAACTGGAAGGATTTCTAAGTCATTATCAAGAGCAAGATAAACGTTTGCTAACGTCTGTGCCTCAATCCCCTGTGCTGCATCGACAATTAATAGCGCTCCTTCACAAGCTGCAAGGCTTCTAGATACTTCATAAGTGAAGTCGACGTGGCCCGGTGTATCGATTAAATGAAAAATGTATTCTTCTCCATCTTTCGCTGTATAAGTAAGCTGAACAGAATTCAGTTTAATCGTAATTCCTCGTTCACGTTCAAGATCCATCGCATCAAGCGTCTGGTCTTTCATTTCACGGTCAGTTAACGCACCTGTCCGTTCTAAAATACGGTCAGCAAGAGTCGATTTTCCATGATCAATATGGGCAATGATGGAAAAATTTCGAATCCTAGACTGTCTTTTTAACTTTTCTTCAAGGTTCATCTACAATCACTCCTAAGGCGAAACTACGCTAGTATAGATTATAGCAATACCGCTGTCCAGATTCAATCCGCAATCCGCCCATATCTTAATATATGGGCACCACATCTCTAATTTCATACCAAATAAAAACAGAAACCCATTAAAAAAAGGCGCAACAGCGCCCTTTCACCTCTGAAAGAAAGATAATAAAGTTGTAATAATCGTAAACACGAACGACAAAACCGCTTGAATGAGCGATGATACCCATTGGCTTACAGTACTCCCTAATTGTCCAAGAACATTAAATTCGTTTGCACCTTCAAGTGTTTTTTGTTTGTCTTTTAGATCTTCTTGAGTAATGGATGTGCCAAGGATTTCAGCTTCGACTCCGTTAGTAGCATTAATCTGAAACGCACCTGTATTTTCGCTTGCTTGCATGTTATTCATATTTTTAGAAGCCTGTTCCATTCCTAATAGCACTCCAAACAAAAGCAATGAAACAAGGAGAAAAGTTTTCATAAAAAACAACGCCATCTCTCCAGCTCCTTCCTAATAAGCTTGTCCTACTCTTCTATACGTATGCCAAAAGGAAATCGATATTCCTAATGTGTGTACATGCCACTATTCTGCTGATTTACTTCTCCATGCAAGCAACTATTTAGACCACCCGAAATAACATTTGCCATATCCTCTATAAATACATCAACTTCTTTTGGGGTAACCATTAAGTTATGTCCCATCGGTGCAAGCACTTCACGAATTAAGTTTCGCTTTTCGTCATCTTCGAGTGTACCAACCATCCCAAGAAACGTTTGTCTCTTTCCTTCGTCAGGAAGATCTTCTTCTGTATAAGTCTTCTTCTCACCAAAGGTCATGCCAGCTGGTGCGAGTGATTTTGATGGCTTATCTTTTTCTTTTAATTCTCTTCCGAAATGCTTTAAGATAAAATCGATTGTATCACTCGTAATCGAAACCGCATCAACAACAGTTGGGATCCCAATAGCGATAACTGGAATGCCAAGTGTATCAAAGCTTAATTCTTTCCGCTTATTCCCAACACCTGATCCAGGGTGAATCCCCGTATCCGATATTTGTATCGTTGTATTAACACGCTCAATCGATCGCGACGCTAGCGCATCGATCGCAATCACGAAGTCTGGCTTTGCTTTTTCAATAACCCCGTGAATAATATCACTCGTCTCAATTCCAGTGATTCCCATGACACCTGGCGTGATCGCACTTACGGGGCGAAACCCCTCGGAAACTGTCTCGGGTTGAAGTTCAAATAAATGATTCGTAATGAGCAAATTCGAAACAACGAGAGGACCTAGTGAATCAGGGGTCACGTTCCAATTCCCAAGACCTACAATCAGACAACTTGCTTCTTTGGAGATATTCTGTTGCTTTAGAAATGCAGCAAACTCATGAGCAAAAACATCTTGAACGGTCTGTTGGAGAGCTGAGTCTTTTCTTCTAATCCCCTGTACCTCAAAAGTTAAATAGTGTCCCGCTTTTTTGCCAATTTCTTTCTCGCCTTGTTTTGTTACCTCGACTGTTGTAATGCTCACACCCTGTTCGGTCCTTTCTTTGACGATAACGCCCTTTAACCCATCAGGTTGCTCTTCTTTCATGCTTTTTGCTTTTTTTTCTTTCACCATTTCTTGCGCTTCTACAGCTAGATCTGTCCTTACTTGATAGTTATCTAGTTCAACGCTTCCCATCAGATCACCCCTTGTTCTATCTGTTACCTGTTAGCGTAACCCCGAAATAAGGTTTTCATTCTCTATTGCAATTCATTGTCCTATTTGATAGAATGTTTCTTGTTCTATGCACGGATATGACATGGAATTGTTAAGCCTTGCAAGGAGGTGAAAGGTATGCCAAATATTAAATCTGCGGTTAAACGCGTTAGAACTCAATCTGATCGTCGCGCTAATAACATTGCTTTCAAATCTGAAATGCGTTCTGCAATCAAGACTTTTGAAGCAAAAGTTGAAGCTAAAGACGTTGAAGCTGCGAAAACAGCTCTTAACCAAGCTTCTAAGCGCATCGACAAAGCTGCTGACAAAGGAATCATTCACAGAAACACAGTAGCACGTAAAAAATCTCGTCTAACTAAAATGTACAACGAGATTTCAGCGTAATTCCTTAAAAACGTTAAAAGCTGTTGGGATATCCCAACAGCTTTTTTTATGCATTTTTAATTTTAGTAACTAACAATTCAAGAATCAGTTTTTTATCCATCTTACCTGTTTTCATCTCATAATCCGATTCAGCAATTTGATCTAAAATAAAGCGCAGTTTTTCTTCTTCGAAACTTCTACTTTGTTGCTGTGCAATTTTCACAGCATAAGGATGCAATTTAAGGGTGGAGGCCATTTGCTTCTGACCATACCCTCTCTTCGAAAGCTCACTAACCTGATAAATAATCCGAAACTGTCTGCCAATTAACGAAAGAATTTTAATGGGTTCTTCATTGATTTTAAGTAAATCATATAAAATGCGAAACGCTTTGTTTAAGTCTTTCCTTACAATACGATCAATTAACGCAAAAATATCATTTTCTAATGTTCTTGCGACGAGAAGATCGACAACTTCCGCATTGACAATGCCACCTTCTCCAACGTATAGTGCCATTTTATCTATTTCCTGTTGCAGCAACATCAAGTGACTACCTGTTAACTGAACAAGCCTCTCTTCGCCTTCCAGATCAAGAGAAACACCATGTTGGTTTGCGCGTTGCTGAAGCCAGTCACCCAAATGATTTTCTTGTAACGCCTCGGCTTTAACAAATGCTCCTGTTTTCTTAATGGTTTTCACCAATTTTTTCCGCTCATCCAACTTTTCATAAGGTGCTTCAATAATAAGAATTGTAAAAGGAGATGGGTTTTCAGCATACCGCTGAAGTGAGTCCAGATCATGCTCTACTTTGCTCTTATCCTTAGCAGCTGTTAAAAACAATGGATTCTTTAATATAATGACACGCTTCTCCCCTAAAAATGGCAGCGTTTCAGCATCTTCTACTGCAGCTTGTACAGGTGTTTCGTTTAGATCATAATAAGCAAGTCCAAATTCTTTCTCTTCTTCTGGGAGCGCCTGATTAATGATCATTTTTTGTAATTCATCAACCAAGAACGTTTCTGTGCCCGTTAAGAGATAGAGTGGATCTAACTTGTTTTGTTTAATTTTCTTTTTTAAGTCTGAAATGGACATCTATGTACACCTCGTTTTTATTCGTCCATTTCTATCCTAATCCGTCAAAACGATGTTGGCAAGTAGAAAAGGGAAGCCGGCTGCTATAACCAGCCTCCCATTTATAGTAAACGCTCCTTCATAAGGCCTAGGACTCTCATGAAGCAACGATGTTCGGTGTGTAGTAGATAGGATATCCTATGCAAACTTAAAGTATGGGTGACAACTCTTTACAGGAAAGGGAGTGATTCTTTCGAATAAATTCCTTTCACTAAAACTGTGACAGTTACTGAAGATTAAAGACATAAAGTGGAATACATGATACAATATTGATTGAAATGTACCTTTTTAGGAAATCCCCTACATAAAGACTACATTAGTAGTGAACAGTGAATACTATGGGGAAAGCAGGAGGGAAGGCAAATGAACGAGTTCGAAAAAGATGTTCAAGCTAAGGATAATGACGCTGTTCAATCAGCTGTTGGCTTCGTTGTACCATTTTTATTCTTTTCCATCATTTTCTTCACGGCTGTAATTATTAAAGCAATTGGCTAAATAGACTGCCCCTAGGCAGTCTATTTTCCATTTAACATCACGGACCAACTTCCTTTTTTATTCAATCGATATGTGTATCGGATCGTGCCATTTAGGTCGGTTCGAAGAATAGAGACACCTTGCTCTTGATAGCGTTCTAATACATCTTCATCAGGATGACCATACCGGTTATCTTCCCCAACCGATATGATCGCAATATCGGGAGTGACACGGTCAATGAACTCTGATGAGCTAGAAGTAGCGCTACCATGATGGCCTACTTTTACCACGTCAATTTTTGGAAGAGAGCGACCAGCAAGAAATTGATGTTCTCCCTCCGCTTCCAGATCACCCATTAAAAGCCAGCTATATCCGCCAACGCTTGCATGCAAAACGATACTCCCATCGTTCTCTTCCTTCGTCTGTAACGCCTGAACAACAGTGAAATCCGCCTTCCCTACGCTCCACGATTGTCCTACTTTTGCGTTTGATACAGGAACACTTTTTGTTCGTGCGATTTGCATTATATTCGCTTCGACTTCCGTTTGTTCAATACCTTGATCAAGTAACAATCTTTTTATAGAGATGCCTTCTAAAATCTCCTTCGCTCCACCCACATGATCAAAATCACCATGAGTAAGCAGCAATAAATCAAGCTCACGAATACCTTTCGACTTTAAAAATGGGAGAACAACATCACCCCCTATGTCAAATGTTGACTCTCTTTGTCGCCACATCTCTTCTTTGCCAAAACTCGGTTTTCCGCCTGTATCAATCAAAATAACCTGTTGTTGAAAAGGGAGCATGATCAAAATACTATCCCCTTGCCCAACATCGATGAATGTCACCTCTCCATTTGGGTTGAGATAAGGAGCTATGTACAGTCCACCGCAATAAAGCGACCAGATTACACTAGCTTTCATAAGTGACCCTCGCTCCCATAACAGAACGACGAAAAAGCAAAGCCCTAAAGAAATGATTAGCATACCTTCTGAAATCGCTCCAAAAACCACATTCATGTTTAACTCCGAGAGAAACAAAAACAAACGATGAATGGACGCAATGAGCGTAGCGAGTAGTTCAGACAATACCGTAAAAAGAAAGGATACAGAAAGCGTTTGTAACAGGAAGAGAAGCAATAGAGCTGGTAAAACGATGATTGAAATAAATGGAACATATATGAGCTTCAATCCTAAACTGATAAATGAAAT
This genomic interval carries:
- a CDS encoding DNA internalization-related competence protein ComEC/Rec2 is translated as MLALSSLLGVFSVDSYYAVSVSSILLIWLWKGKRGLLLLATLTFLLSFSYTVFTNSTNITSLKEGEVALNGKISSLPQVDGDSLSFEASTMNENLKVQYYLSSEVEKNDLRNLKVGHLCRLSGTLKPPSPLRIPSLFDYERYLYHKKIHWIFELNEKPTCLPHSKSLIVKIQQYRQKVVSDITVVFPIQLQGLAASLLVGDRSLLPPDVTDAYQELGLSHVLAVSGLHVGVIGGLFFWLMIRIGVTREKAYSTLFIFFPFYLVFTGGAPSVVRASLMAMTVVFSMRFQLKLNPLDGIAAACLITLFVNPYYAYHIGFQLSFLIAFALIVSSHTILKRYQHPFTQLLALSILAQVISFPLVIYHFHQISFISLGLKLIYVPFISIIVLPALLLLFLLQTLSVSFLFTVLSELLATLIASIHRLFLFLSELNMNVVFGAISEGMLIISLGLCFFVVLLWERGSLMKASVIWSLYCGGLYIAPYLNPNGEVTFIDVGQGDSILIMLPFQQQVILIDTGGKPSFGKEEMWRQRESTFDIGGDVVLPFLKSKGIRELDLLLLTHGDFDHVGGAKEILEGISIKRLLLDQGIEQTEVEANIMQIARTKSVPVSNAKVGQSWSVGKADFTVVQALQTKEENDGSIVLHASVGGYSWLLMGDLEAEGEHQFLAGRSLPKIDVVKVGHHGSATSSSSEFIDRVTPDIAIISVGEDNRYGHPDEDVLERYQEQGVSILRTDLNGTIRYTYRLNKKGSWSVMLNGK
- a CDS encoding DUF3679 domain-containing protein → MALFFMKTFLLVSLLLFGVLLGMEQASKNMNNMQASENTGAFQINATNGVEAEILGTSITQEDLKDKQKTLEGANEFNVLGQLGSTVSQWVSSLIQAVLSFVFTIITTLLSFFQR
- the holA gene encoding DNA polymerase III subunit delta is translated as MSISDLKKKIKQNKLDPLYLLTGTETFLVDELQKMIINQALPEEEKEFGLAYYDLNETPVQAAVEDAETLPFLGEKRVIILKNPLFLTAAKDKSKVEHDLDSLQRYAENPSPFTILIIEAPYEKLDERKKLVKTIKKTGAFVKAEALQENHLGDWLQQRANQHGVSLDLEGEERLVQLTGSHLMLLQQEIDKMALYVGEGGIVNAEVVDLLVARTLENDIFALIDRIVRKDLNKAFRILYDLLKINEEPIKILSLIGRQFRIIYQVSELSKRGYGQKQMASTLKLHPYAVKIAQQQSRSFEEEKLRFILDQIAESDYEMKTGKMDKKLILELLVTKIKNA
- a CDS encoding YqzM family protein, which produces MNEFEKDVQAKDNDAVQSAVGFVVPFLFFSIIFFTAVIIKAIG
- the rpsT gene encoding 30S ribosomal protein S20; translated protein: MPNIKSAVKRVRTQSDRRANNIAFKSEMRSAIKTFEAKVEAKDVEAAKTALNQASKRIDKAADKGIIHRNTVARKKSRLTKMYNEISA
- the gpr gene encoding GPR endopeptidase gives rise to the protein MMGSVELDNYQVRTDLAVEAQEMVKEKKAKSMKEEQPDGLKGVIVKERTEQGVSITTVEVTKQGEKEIGKKAGHYLTFEVQGIRRKDSALQQTVQDVFAHEFAAFLKQQNISKEASCLIVGLGNWNVTPDSLGPLVVSNLLITNHLFELQPETVSEGFRPVSAITPGVMGITGIETSDIIHGVIEKAKPDFVIAIDALASRSIERVNTTIQISDTGIHPGSGVGNKRKELSFDTLGIPVIAIGIPTVVDAVSITSDTIDFILKHFGRELKEKDKPSKSLAPAGMTFGEKKTYTEEDLPDEGKRQTFLGMVGTLEDDEKRNLIREVLAPMGHNLMVTPKEVDVFIEDMANVISGGLNSCLHGEVNQQNSGMYTH